A single Leptolyngbya ohadii IS1 DNA region contains:
- the rpe gene encoding ribulose-phosphate 3-epimerase produces MTQTAPRQTVIAPSILSADFSKLGEEIQAVDRAGADWIHVDVMDGRFVPNITIGPLIVDAIRPYTQKPLDVHLMIVEPEKYVADFAKAGADIISVHAEHNASPHLHRTLGQIRELGKQAGVVLNPATPLELIEYVLPICDLVLIMSVNPGFGGQSFIPDVLPKIRKLRQMCDERGLNPWIEVDGGLKANNTWQVLEAGANAIVAGSAVFNADDYAKAIEGIRNSKRPQAELVTA; encoded by the coding sequence ATGACCCAAACCGCACCCCGCCAAACCGTTATTGCTCCCTCTATCTTATCCGCAGATTTTAGTAAGCTCGGCGAAGAAATTCAGGCAGTCGATCGTGCTGGCGCAGACTGGATTCACGTCGATGTAATGGACGGTCGCTTCGTTCCGAATATTACGATCGGTCCCCTGATCGTGGATGCGATTCGCCCCTACACCCAGAAGCCGCTGGACGTTCACCTGATGATCGTTGAGCCGGAAAAATATGTGGCAGACTTCGCTAAAGCTGGCGCAGATATTATCTCTGTCCATGCTGAGCACAATGCTTCCCCCCACCTGCACCGCACCCTGGGACAAATCCGCGAACTGGGCAAGCAGGCTGGCGTGGTACTGAATCCGGCAACGCCGCTCGAACTGATCGAATACGTGCTGCCGATCTGCGATCTGGTGCTGATCATGAGCGTGAACCCCGGTTTTGGCGGACAGAGCTTTATCCCCGACGTGCTGCCCAAGATCCGCAAGCTGCGCCAAATGTGCGATGAGCGGGGTCTCAATCCCTGGATCGAAGTGGATGGCGGTCTGAAGGCAAACAACACCTGGCAAGTCCTGGAAGCGGGAGCCAATGCGATCGTCGCAGGTTCTGCGGTTTTCAATGCGGATGATTATGCGAAGGCGATCGAGGGAATTCGCAACAGCAAGCGTCCTCAAGCGGAACTGGTGACGGCATAG